A single region of the Acidobacteriota bacterium genome encodes:
- a CDS encoding M67 family metallopeptidase, with translation MSVRLTTDQLQIIREHGERTFPEECGGLLLGNIENGVRVIQAVLPLENIRPDSRHNRVELDPRDYLRAEREATKRGLGVWGYYHSHPNHPAIPSGFDLDHAPFIEWSYLIVAVRDGKAEEVRAWTVRADRSQFDEEEIGLVQ, from the coding sequence ATGAGTGTCAGACTGACTACAGACCAACTCCAAATCATCCGCGAACATGGCGAGCGGACGTTTCCTGAAGAATGCGGCGGCTTGCTGCTAGGCAATATCGAAAACGGCGTGCGGGTGATCCAGGCGGTCTTGCCGCTCGAAAACATCCGGCCAGATTCGCGCCACAATCGCGTCGAACTCGATCCGCGCGATTACTTGCGGGCCGAACGCGAAGCCACCAAACGCGGTTTGGGCGTGTGGGGTTATTATCATTCGCACCCGAATCATCCGGCGATCCCGTCGGGTTTTGATCTGGATCACGCGCCGTTTATCGAATGGTCGTATCTGATCGTCGCCGTGCGGGACGGCAAAGCTGAGGAGGTGCGCGCCTGGACGGTGCGCGCAGATCGTTCGCAGTTTGATGAAGAAGAGATCGGCCTTGTACAGTAG
- a CDS encoding cysteine synthase family protein, with amino-acid sequence MATASSLTDLIGNTPLLRLQNLVVNPQVEIYAKAEWANPGGSVKDRPALRMILEAERAGALTPDKTLIDATSGNTGIAYAMLGAARGYKVKLCLPKNASAERKRILRAYGAELVLTDPLAGTDGAILEVRRLVAENPDAYFYADQYNNPANWQAHYETTGVEIFEQTAGRITHFIAGLGTSGTFVGVGRKLRELKPDVRLISMQPDSPYHGLEGMKHMETAIVPGIYDTTLADEQMEIATEDAYAMVKQLAQREGWFVGVSAAANIVAALQIAARIERGVIVTILCDGGGRYLSEKFWDDV; translated from the coding sequence ATGGCCACCGCGTCGTCGTTGACCGATTTGATCGGCAACACACCGTTGTTGCGGCTGCAAAATCTGGTTGTGAATCCGCAGGTCGAGATTTACGCCAAAGCCGAATGGGCCAACCCGGGCGGTTCGGTCAAAGACCGCCCGGCGTTGCGGATGATTCTGGAAGCCGAACGCGCGGGCGCGCTGACGCCGGACAAGACCTTGATTGATGCGACCAGCGGGAACACCGGCATTGCCTATGCGATGCTCGGTGCGGCGCGTGGTTACAAGGTGAAACTGTGTTTGCCCAAGAATGCCAGTGCTGAACGCAAACGAATCCTGCGCGCGTATGGCGCCGAGTTGGTGTTGACCGATCCGCTGGCGGGCACCGATGGCGCGATTCTTGAGGTGCGTCGCCTGGTGGCCGAAAACCCTGACGCCTATTTTTACGCCGATCAATACAACAATCCCGCCAATTGGCAGGCGCATTACGAGACGACGGGCGTCGAGATTTTTGAACAGACCGCGGGCCGCATCACGCATTTCATCGCCGGGCTGGGTACGAGCGGCACGTTTGTTGGTGTGGGCCGCAAGTTGCGCGAATTGAAGCCGGATGTGCGGCTGATCTCCATGCAACCCGACTCGCCCTATCACGGGCTGGAAGGGATGAAGCACATGGAGACGGCCATCGTGCCGGGCATTTACGACACGACGCTGGCTGACGAGCAGATGGAGATTGCGACCGAGGACGCTTACGCAATGGTCAAACAACTGGCGCAACGCGAAGGCTGGTTCGTGGGCGTATCGGCGGCGGCCAATATCGTAGCTGCGCTGCAAATCGCCGCGCGAATTGAACGCGGTGTAATTGTCACGATTCTGTGCGATGGGGGCGGCAGGTATTTGAGCGAGAAGTTTTGGGACGATGTATGA
- a CDS encoding peroxiredoxin translates to MSIRLGDAAPDFTAQTNEGTINFHEWLGDSWGVLFSHPKDFTPVCTTELGEAARLKPEFDKRNVKIIGLSVDLADSHNKWAEDIKETQGHALNFPIIADADKKVSDLYEMIHPNASDTFTVRSVFVIGPDKKVKLTLTYPASTGRNFAELLRVIDSLQLTAKYSVATPVNWKDGDDVIIVPAVSDEAAKEKFPGGWKTLKPYLRVVPQPGK, encoded by the coding sequence ATGTCTATTCGCTTAGGCGATGCCGCGCCAGATTTCACGGCACAAACAAACGAGGGCACCATCAACTTTCACGAATGGCTCGGCGACAGTTGGGGCGTGCTCTTTTCGCATCCCAAAGATTTCACGCCCGTCTGCACGACCGAATTGGGCGAAGCCGCGCGGCTCAAACCCGAATTCGACAAACGCAACGTCAAGATTATCGGCCTGAGCGTTGACCTGGCTGATTCGCACAACAAGTGGGCCGAAGACATCAAAGAGACGCAAGGGCACGCGCTGAACTTTCCGATCATCGCCGATGCGGACAAGAAAGTTTCCGACCTTTACGAAATGATTCATCCGAATGCCAGCGACACCTTCACCGTGCGCTCGGTCTTCGTCATCGGGCCGGACAAGAAGGTGAAATTGACGTTGACCTATCCGGCCAGCACGGGCCGTAACTTCGCCGAGTTGTTGCGCGTGATTGATTCGTTGCAACTGACGGCGAAATACAGCGTGGCGACGCCGGTGAACTGGAAAGACGGTGACGATGTGATCATCGTGCCAGCGGTTTCGGATGAAGCGGCCAAAGAGAAATTTCCAGGTGGTTGGAAGACGTTGAAGCCGTATTTGCGTGTGGTGCCGCAACCGGGCAAGTAA